The genomic interval CCTTTGGCGGGAATTTGGGTTTTCCCCTCCCCTTATCAGGCATGGGACGTTGGTGAGGACAATCTCCAATCCTCACGTTTCAAAATCATGTGTCAGATCGGCAAGTGTGGGTAAAGCTGAGGGTATTGGTTGTTCGAGATTGAATTGTATTTCAGCATTGTGACTAGAGAGAAGATGTTGTTGGCGATGATGCGCACAGTACCTAGGTTCAGCCGATCTATGGTGTGGGTGCCCTTTACTCTGGGTGTCCTTAGCATGTGGACCTGGGCTCGGGCTTGGTGTAGAGTTCTTACTTGGGCTTTGTTTGTTGCTAAGTTGGATGGTAAGATGGTTGTTCCTTTGGTAGTGGCACCAGCCAATTTGACGGCACATGAGGGTGCCCCCGGCGATGCTGTTTTTGCGGTCCCTATAAAAGGGGACCCCTTAGGAGTTACCTCGAACCACTCTAAATATCAAACATGGTAACTAAAATTAGAGAAGTATTGGAAAACCCTCACATCTAATAGTATGTTTAACAGCTTATTTAAAACCCAAATAATCTAtattataaaagaaaaatattaatttttagcTCTAATAGCTCCTCTAAACCGTCTTCTATAATAGAGAAAGTGAGAacatagaaaaataaaatctctAAATTTGTAGAATTTTTAATATCTATATAAAATTAGTGtagaatttttataaactaacaCAAGTGGTAATATCACTTGTAGTCTTATAAATTGTGAAAAAATGACATCACATCTCTATTAATTAAGACAATTTGTTATACGTAATCATCAAACTCTATATTCCTATAATGTCCTTGATTTATAAAATTGCCAACATAGGATATTTATGTAGACAAAGGATAAGAATGTAAAAAGATAACAAATGAATATCACTTTCTCCTATAAACTCtttcattcaaaataaaatataggATACACAATTAATATTAGTTGAGTGGTAAATAAATTGGTTTATGAGGTAAACATGaggtttattttttatgagaaCACGTCATTCCGTATGCGCTTTGGCGCGTACAAGAAGGTTATGATCATATTATCTATATTATAACAAAGTAAACTCACtttgataaataaaaaagttgTGAAAAGACATGAGAACCCTTCAATTAAACATACGCTTATAGTTACAAGTTACGTTTAGACATTTGACAAAATGATCGATtaaacataaacaacaacaaatattACCCTTCAGCTGATGCGGatcaaagttgaaaaaaaaggaaacctTTTAGTATACTTTCGTGTATTAATCACATCTGTTTAATCAACCGCCAAATCCACGTGTCAGAAAACTGTAGCCTCAGGACAcagtaaagaagaagaagaagaagaagaagaagacaactCGGTAGTTCTCCTCTGACAGAGACAGAGCCATGACCCAACAACCTTCCtctccctcttcttcttctccgccTCTAATCCCGGGCCTCCCAAACGACGTCGCATCAATCATCCTCTCCTCCCTCCCCTTCTCCCACCACGCCCGCCTCAAGCCGGTGAGCAAATCCTGGCgcctcttcctctcctccaAAACCCTCTTCTCCTCCCGCCAATCCCACCCCGCCGCCTCTCCCACCTCCTCTGCATCTTCCCCGACGACCCCTCCGTCGCCTCCCCCTTCCTCTTCGACCCCCTCCACCTCGCCTGGTCCCCCCTCCCCCTTATGCCCTGCCACCCCCAGCTCTACGGCCGCTGCTACttctcctccctctccctcgGCCCCCAGCTCTATGCCCTCGGCGGCTCCCTCTTCGACGCCCGCTCCTTCCCCATCGACCGCCCcatcccctcctcctccgtcTTCCGCTTCGACTTCGCCTCCGCCGCGTGGGAGCCATGCGCGCCGATGCTCTCCCCGCGGGGGAGCTTCGCCTGCGCTAGTGTTCCGGACTCCGACCAGATCGTCGTCGCCGGAGGGGGATCCAGGCACGCCGTGTTCGGCGCCGGCGGGAGCAGGATGAGCATGGTGGAGAGGTACGACGTGTGCAAAGACGAGTGGGCGGCCATGGAGGGGCTGCCGAGCTTTCGGGCCGGCTGCGTGGGGTTCATTGCCGGCGAGGAGGATGAGAGGGAGTTTTGGGTGATGGGAGGGTATGGGGAGGCGAGGACTATATCGGAGGTGGTGCCGGTGGACGAGTATTATCGGAATGTGGCGGTGATGGAAATGgagagtggtggtggtggtggtggtggagggaGACTGGTGATATGTGGGAAGGAGGGGAGAGGATGAGGCTTGGGAAGATTGTGGTGGTTGAGACTGAGGCTGATCCGGCGCAGCCTGGTGTGTTCATGCTTGATGGGAATGACATATTCAGGTCACTTTGCTCAACTCTAGCTGGTATTTATTTGCTATTTGATTTCGATGAAGTTCGGTTTGGTGTGTAGTGTGTACAGTTTCTTTTTGTTGAAATGTGTGGTTTAGTAGAtagaaaatacttgctgcagATTGTTGGCGCTGTCATGGATGATAAATGAGAGATGTTACTGAGAATTATGCCACAGACATTGTGTTCGATCATTGCGGTAAACAATTGAGTATATTGGATTTGAAATGTTGCTGCGAGTAGGTTGAAGGCAGTGTAAGCAATCTGTGCTATCACAATAAAAACTAGATTACAAAAAAAAGGGAAACCAGGACGACATTCTCTGTATATGGAGCATTGGGAAAGTAGCTAGTACTCGGAACGTAGATTGAACGACTATTACCTATCCTGCACCCATGATTCAATTATTTCTACAGTATGTAAAACTTGTGAATGAGAGAAGGATATATGAATGCAAGACATAGAGATGTTGTTTAGAGCTTAATGTGCTAGTATTAGCTCTTGATGGTTGGGTAGAATGTCTAAGCTTATTGAATATCTCAGGTATACATAGCGTGAAGGGTGGGAAACAATGCTGTAATTTTTCTGATTCCACTGAATCCTATTATGCTCATCTTTATAATATGCCCTCACATGCTTCATCTGTTGTCTGATATTAAGATGACCAAACTTATATCAGTTGATTAATGCGAACAAAATATTTCTCCATTGTGTCATTGAGATGTTATGTAATGATTAAAATTGATAGCCCTGCCAATTTAGAGTAATGAGAGGTCGGTCATCTCCATGGTACTTATAGATCTGATGTTTAGTTTCTCCTCGTCTAGTCTGGTTCTAGTTCTTAATTTTACATGTAGGAATATCTATCTATTCTTTTGGGTTTGTAGAATTGAGAAAGGGGACAGACACATGGCTTAGGGACTATTCTACAGGTTGTGGTTTTACAACTATACTGGCGGGAATATCTTGCTTGCTATTATTTATTGTTATATCACACAAGAGATGAAAGATGCTGCATAGTTCAGGGGACAATTTGTAACTAGCATCTTTCACCTCTACATGCAGGATTAACTTGCTTATCATTATTTCTAGTAATATAAAGAGAAAGGTTCTAGTTATGTCACATGACATGAGAGGTGAAAGATGAGGCATAGTTCAGGGGGCAATTTGTACTTGCATCTTTCACCTCTACATGCAGGATTATCTAGCTTATCATTTTATCCAGTAAAACGAAAAAGGTGAATTCTGCATAATTTAGGGGACAACATAgtgtcatgactcatgagcTTGCTTTCATGCATAGTTACTGATGTACTGTGGTTGGTAGTATGTCATGTAGCACCTGTTCATTTGTATTTTGTCCCTTCAAGTCTTGCCTTCCTATTTGAGTGTTTGATGCTATTCTCACCTTTGAGGACGTCATTCACTCATATATGATAATAAACTTGGGGACCTAGTTTGCCATGCAGCCATTTTAGGAATTAGTCTTCTGCATTGGGTGTTTGAATGAATATATTGAAAGATTGTTGTTGGCTTAGATCTTTAGATAAAAGTTTTCTCAGACACTTGAAAACATCACTGTAAATATTCTATCTTCTTACTGCACTGCAGATATGACCTGGCATCAAATAACTGGAGTTTGGAGTCGCATATACCAAGGAAGCCTCCTTGCAACTCATCATTCGCGTTTGTTGTATTGGACGGAGAGTTGTATGTTATAACTTTCTGGAAGTCTGCTGAGCGATTGGACAAGAGGGCCGGAAGGCTTTTCATCCAAATCTACGATCCTCAGCAGAAGACTTGGAGATCTCTCGTGACCAAGTTACCTTTCCGTTATCACTTGGATTTCAACGCAGCAGTTATGAGCACTGTTCGCTTGTGAACTGCAACTCTAATTGTTTGTACCTGTGTGAATGTGACCGATAATACCAATTGATGTGCAGATTGTTGTGTACTGATTCACTCGTTCGTCATTGCTACTAGCATATTTGTAATTGTGCAGCATAGTGGAGTCATTGGAGTGTACATGTTAAATAGATGATGGATGTCAGATTCAGAGttttatatatcaatatagGAAATTTACATATCCACCCTGCATTTATCAttttttgcatttttttttcagttatgTATTTATCAGAGGAACAACATGATTTTGCAGCAGGAATAGCAATGACGTCGAACATTtcaaaaaggaagaagataacAAAAtccaaagaacaagaaaacatgaaaaatCCAGAAAACATGGGTATTCTGGACCTTGTTCTTTCAAGCGCACATCGCTCCACAAACATGGTTGAATCCACAGATGGGATTCTCTGGTTTCATCAAACCCGGTTTTGAAAAATTTGTTAAAGCCTCGCTCGATTGTGCCATCCTCCATATGAAAAATTCCAATATCAAAGTCGACATATGAGAAGACTAGTTTGTTGTTCATGAAATATATGCAATTGGCCTTGCATAGAAACCTCAACACAGAAGGAGCTGCTTTTACTCAAGAAGACAAATTTTTTAGGGCAAAATATAAAAAGGTACAATCTCCCaatttatattagaaaaatgtcactacttgtgaattaattataaaaaaaagtcatcacatttaagtggaaattagaaaaatgtcaacaatattaaaaaaaagtcacttttaaaatattttctggacTGTTTTGTAATTTCtcactatttttcttctttttttcattcttttttctaatttggcCATAATTTTTCCGTccggcgatagattttgacgaaattgctaccgttagaaagatcttgctcccctctttcatttgatatactacccaaTCCGAATCAACCAACCGTACAAGGCGCACCAACCATCGCAAATGGTTGCTGCCATCGATGGCGGTGCTCAAAACAATTCTAGCGAAATTGAAGCTCAATGTTCCCTAATTCTAGCTATTCTCTTCCATttgagcatacttataccaatctcatttgaattttaacaaaatttcgcatatttccacatttcctctcggcatgtcatacatgctgtcacaaccactatcacataCACGGTCACATTACCTCTTACACTAActatcacacctactgtcataACCGCTATCATACCCACCGTCACAAaagctgtcacactatctatttacattaattgtcacacccactatcacaacctctgtcacactatatgtcacaaccactatcacactacatattacactaattgtcacacccactgtcacacatactatcacaaccactgtcacacacattgcccctgcccctgtcacactacctatcacaactcCTGTCACAACTCCTATCACAACTTCTATCTCACTACCACTCACACCCCCTTGTCACAactcatgtcacactacctgtcacaacctctgtcacaacctctgttaCAACTCCTATCACACTACTTTTCAGATCCACCATCTCACCTCCTCTTTAGCCTCTCGTTTCCAACCCTCCCACGCTTTCCAGATCCATGAGTTCAGAGACTCAGACGCCTCAACCTCACTGTCACTGGATTCACACTCAAAATCATTCCAAGATCGATTCAAGCTCCTCCTTGATCCCTGTACAACTTTGACATTGAGAAAGTTCGAACCATAATCATGGACggtaagaaaaagaagaagaagaagaagaagaagaagcgagGTGATCTCTTAATCTCCAAGCCGGCAAGCCCGCCTACAAGAAGGCCTACATCACGCTCCGGTCACCGCTCTCAGTGAACCTGATGATGTAACTGATCGGGGTCGTGGAGAGGAAAAGAAGGTGGCGCTGAGGAAGAAGGGCTAGAAGAGCAGCATGAtggatttgagagagagagagagagagagagagagagagagagagagagagttcttGCCGTCACCGATCGGAGGCATACGGCGGTTTTGTCATCGAATAAGTGATTAGGCATGCGTGTTTTGTCAGAATCGGGATTGGGAACGAAACTCTACTAGTGGCAtgttttgtaatttttatgaAAAACAGGGGTAACAGTttaagaaatttaattaggcgatttgtttataattttgaaatcttgtttgattgttttctaatttcaaGTGTTAAAAGTGACTATTTTATAAGAAGCCCAATTTTTACCTATGAGTTGGACTGTGAATTGCCATTACCAAATGAGACCTTGAAAACCTCTGTATTGAATGTGCTAATTTTTAACATATGACATTGAAACGGGTACAAAATTAGCCAAATTTGTACTAATAGACATTTTTTGtattaaataaacaaaaaacttGTTGTcatgtgtaataaccctaatttttcaaacaacatttgagtttgatttgaattccataaaattgtgaaatttaattagaatgagtgtgagtggttgcgacgttatgaaacgagaaacAGGAACGTTCtcagaacgtttaattcgaaaaacgttatgtttccgaacgaatttatcgacttttattccgtcactcggttgcgaaaactttcttcacgaaagttgtagagctcgtcgatacgagttcgtgagtatgtgacgcgttcaaatcggacgtcgtacgtaaaagttattaacgacggaagttagtttccgattttagaggggggtataaaaggaaactttgtgaagtagggtttccattttcagaaacccacTTCCTTCATTCACCCCGCGCCtcctttctctccctctcacccgatTCTTCCTCTCCCCTCTCGGCTTCACCATCGATCTCCCATCTCAGGGAGACgtggtcctcaccgccggcctaggaGGCACCGCACCACCCCCCGCAGGCAACCCCAAGCTCCACCAACATCTCCAAGTTTCTGCTTTTCTCACCGCCGCACCTAAGCTCGTCTCCGGTGGTTTTCGAGCTCAAATCGAGGTGAGGATAGCCTAGGTTGGTTGTTGTTGAATTATTGTGTGGATTTGTGAtgttttggtggagatcggaggttggAGATGATGGGGAGGTACCACCGCCTTt from Argentina anserina chromosome 2, drPotAnse1.1, whole genome shotgun sequence carries:
- the LOC126785172 gene encoding LOW QUALITY PROTEIN: F-box/kelch-repeat protein OR23 (The sequence of the model RefSeq protein was modified relative to this genomic sequence to represent the inferred CDS: inserted 1 base in 1 codon; deleted 2 bases in 1 codon), coding for MTQQPSSPSSSSPPLIPGLPNDVASIILSSLPFSHHARLKPVSKSWRLFLSSKTLFSSRQSHRRLSHLLCIFPDDPSVASPFLFDPLHLAWSPLPLMPCHPQLYGRCYFSSLSLGPQLYALGGSLFDARSFPIDRPIPSSSVFRFDFASAAWEPCAPMLSPRGSFACASVPDSDQIVVAGGGSRHAVFGAGGSRMSMVERYDVCKDEWAAMEGLPSFRAGCVGFIAGEEDEREFWVMGGYGEARTISEVVPVDEYYRNVAVMEMESGGGGGXWRETGDMWEGGERMRLGKIVVVETEADPAQPGVFMLDGNDIFRYDLASNNWSLESHIPRKPPCNSSFAFVVLDGELYVITFWKSAERLDKRAGRLFIQIYDPQQKTWRSLVTKLPFRYHLDFNAAVMSTVRL